Part of the Streptomyces sp. NBC_01353 genome, CGTTCTCGGCGTCACGCAGCCGCTGCTGGATGACCTGGCGGGCGGTGCTCGCCGCGATCCGGCCGAAGTCCGACGGGGTGTCGTCGAAGTCCTTGGGCTCCTGGCCCTCCTCCAGTTCGGAGGGGTCTTCCTTGGCCCACACCGTCACATGACCGGTCTGCCGGTTCAGCTCCACGCGCGCGTGGCGGCGGGCGGACGGGGTGCGGTGGTATGCGATGAGGAGGGCCGACTCGATCGCCTCGACCAACAGGTCGAAGGAGATCTCCTTCTCTTGTGCCAAGCCCTTCAGGAGCTTCACGTCGATGTCCACGGCTACGCCTCCTCTTCCTTCTTGTCCTTGCGGTTGAACTCGATCTCGACACGCGCCTTGGCGATGTCGGCGAACTCGACCCGGCGGGCGGTGGGCTTGCGCCCCTTCACACCCGGCACTTCGAGGTCGATGCCGTCGTCGTCCACGGTGAGGATCCGCGCGACGAGCTCTCCACCATCGTTCAGCTGCAGCTTGGCAAGACGGCCGGTGGCGCGCACGTAGTGGCGGGGCTCGGTCAGCGGGCGCTCCGCGCCCGGGGTGCCGACCTCGAGGGTGTACTCCCCCTCGCCCATCGCGTCCGTCTCGTCCAGCGTCGCCGAGAGCGCGCGGCTCACATCGGCGACCTGGTCCAGGTCGGCTCCCT contains:
- the rimP gene encoding ribosome maturation factor RimP, yielding MSTTQSDRLRALLEPLIASQGLDLEELEVASVGRKRVLRVVVDSDEGADLDQVADVSRALSATLDETDAMGEGEYTLEVGTPGAERPLTEPRHYVRATGRLAKLQLNDGGELVARILTVDDDGIDLEVPGVKGRKPTARRVEFADIAKARVEIEFNRKDKKEEEA